From Denitrovibrio acetiphilus DSM 12809, the proteins below share one genomic window:
- the accC gene encoding acetyl-CoA carboxylase biotin carboxylase subunit has translation MFKKVLIANRGEIALRIIRACRELRIKTVAVYSDVDRESLHVAMADEAVCIGPAQSKDSYLNVKSIIAAAEIANADAIHPGYGFLAENAEFAAICEDCGFKFIGPSAEHINMMGNKSSAKEAMKKFGVPVVPGSEGAVKDAKEARAIAEAMGYPVMIKASAGGGGKGMRVAHNELSFMNAFEMARSEAMNAFGSDEIYVEKFIENPRHVEVQVFGDGKGKGLHFYERECSIQRRHQKLLEEAPSTAISQKTREKMGKISVDAVESLKYENAGTIEYLVDKDENFYFMEMNTRIQVEHPVTEMVTNTDLVQLQLRVAAGEPLDMNQEDIVLHGHAIECRVNAEDPQTFMPSPGAVTGYVTPGGFGTRVDSACYDGYYVLPFYDSMIAKLIVFGRNREMAIARMNRALDEFVVDGIKTTIPLHKRILEHHAFIEGDISTEFIERYFG, from the coding sequence ATGTTTAAAAAAGTATTGATTGCAAACAGGGGAGAAATCGCCCTGCGTATCATAAGAGCATGTAGAGAACTCCGCATTAAGACAGTGGCTGTTTACTCTGATGTGGACAGGGAATCTCTGCACGTTGCAATGGCTGACGAGGCTGTATGCATCGGACCTGCTCAGTCGAAAGACAGCTACCTTAATGTCAAAAGCATTATAGCTGCGGCAGAGATAGCCAATGCAGATGCAATCCACCCGGGGTACGGGTTCCTTGCGGAAAACGCAGAGTTTGCTGCGATATGCGAAGACTGCGGGTTTAAGTTTATAGGTCCGAGCGCGGAACATATTAATATGATGGGTAATAAATCCAGCGCAAAGGAAGCAATGAAAAAGTTTGGCGTGCCGGTTGTTCCCGGTTCGGAAGGTGCAGTTAAGGATGCGAAAGAAGCTCGTGCTATAGCCGAAGCGATGGGATATCCTGTAATGATAAAAGCATCTGCCGGCGGCGGCGGTAAGGGTATGCGTGTTGCGCATAACGAACTCAGCTTTATGAATGCTTTCGAGATGGCTCGCTCAGAAGCCATGAATGCTTTCGGCTCTGACGAGATTTATGTTGAAAAGTTTATAGAAAACCCGAGACATGTTGAAGTGCAGGTCTTTGGCGACGGCAAAGGTAAGGGACTCCACTTCTATGAGCGTGAATGTTCCATCCAGCGCCGCCATCAGAAACTTCTGGAAGAAGCGCCAAGTACCGCTATAAGCCAGAAGACAAGAGAGAAAATGGGTAAAATTTCTGTTGATGCCGTCGAGTCTCTTAAATATGAGAATGCAGGCACAATAGAATACCTTGTTGATAAAGATGAAAACTTCTACTTCATGGAGATGAACACCAGAATACAGGTGGAGCATCCCGTGACAGAGATGGTGACTAATACCGACCTTGTTCAGCTTCAGCTCAGAGTTGCCGCCGGTGAACCGCTTGATATGAACCAGGAGGACATCGTTCTGCATGGTCATGCCATAGAATGCCGTGTAAATGCTGAGGATCCTCAGACTTTTATGCCTTCACCTGGGGCTGTGACAGGTTATGTTACTCCAGGCGGGTTTGGTACAAGAGTTGATTCTGCATGTTACGACGGATATTACGTTCTTCCGTTTTATGACAGCATGATAGCGAAGCTGATTGTATTTGGGCGTAACAGGGAGATGGCTATTGCCCGTATGAACAGAGCGCTGGACGAGTTTGTTGTTGACGGCATCAAAACCACAATCCCTCTGCACAAGAGGATTCTCGAACATCATGCTTTCATTGAAGGTGACATTAGCACAGAATTCATAGAAAGGTACTTTGGATGA
- a CDS encoding tetratricopeptide repeat protein translates to MRKITSLILLIFAFAAFAEAGIAGYFTADHNEADSWYVKASLYEQDENFEEASKLLEAVLESVDEEYVYLKLAGIYGKLNDKEMMQFTLERGSRKMPDSAVLKGALADIYMTETENIGKAYKLYRQAYKISGDVIYAEAEARAHASAKDFNSAIKIYSDLINIEKVSDYYVQRARYFEKLGLSKEALDDYISASDLDSNFIASAKLADHYIETGDNDKAIVYLKKVIDASPDMVLAKFRLAQILSKIGKTEEAEGYFTAILDFLNESEKIYVLKSLANMAFERNEYAKAEEYFARAFEIDKDIQTAYSLAIMAESAGETATAKKWYQEILTIRPDFVEASKRLAIIYLKDGEPEEALTAVQKVGDIYQDVDYHRIVAQAYNDMGEHKKSIEVLTAAVKENPAEVKLYLDLALALDKQGDRKDAENVIKSGMKYFPDDASLLNFLGYVYAEQGVNLSDAEEMISRALKQNPEEPAYLDSMAWVYYQQGKYQKAFDYQKRALKMAPDEQELIDHMKAIMKKLGIKKSLDEVIQEN, encoded by the coding sequence ATGAGGAAAATAACCTCGCTGATTTTGCTTATATTTGCTTTTGCAGCCTTTGCTGAAGCCGGTATTGCCGGTTACTTCACCGCTGATCATAATGAAGCGGACTCCTGGTATGTGAAAGCATCCCTATACGAACAGGATGAGAATTTTGAGGAGGCCTCCAAACTGCTGGAGGCTGTCCTTGAATCTGTTGATGAAGAATATGTCTATCTTAAGCTTGCAGGAATTTACGGCAAACTGAACGACAAAGAGATGATGCAGTTCACGCTGGAGCGGGGCAGCAGGAAAATGCCTGATTCTGCTGTGCTGAAAGGTGCTCTGGCTGACATTTATATGACAGAGACAGAAAATATTGGAAAGGCTTATAAGCTCTACAGGCAGGCGTATAAAATTTCAGGCGATGTGATCTATGCCGAGGCAGAGGCAAGAGCTCATGCTTCCGCAAAAGATTTTAACAGCGCTATCAAAATCTACAGTGACCTGATTAACATAGAAAAGGTTTCAGACTATTATGTTCAGCGTGCGAGGTATTTTGAGAAGCTGGGGCTGAGTAAAGAGGCTCTCGACGACTATATTTCTGCATCTGATTTGGATAGTAACTTTATAGCATCGGCTAAACTTGCAGATCACTATATCGAGACCGGAGATAATGATAAGGCTATTGTCTATCTTAAAAAAGTGATAGATGCCAGCCCTGATATGGTGCTCGCCAAGTTCAGACTGGCGCAGATTCTCAGCAAAATAGGAAAGACAGAGGAAGCAGAGGGATACTTTACTGCTATTCTGGATTTTCTGAATGAGAGCGAAAAGATATATGTCCTCAAAAGCCTTGCTAATATGGCGTTTGAAAGAAATGAATACGCTAAGGCAGAAGAGTATTTTGCCCGTGCTTTCGAAATTGATAAAGACATACAGACTGCATATTCTCTTGCCATTATGGCGGAATCCGCTGGAGAAACAGCAACTGCAAAAAAATGGTATCAGGAAATACTGACGATACGTCCGGACTTTGTAGAGGCGAGCAAAAGGCTTGCTATCATATACCTTAAAGACGGTGAACCGGAAGAAGCTTTGACTGCTGTGCAGAAAGTCGGAGACATCTATCAGGATGTAGACTATCACAGAATAGTCGCTCAGGCATATAATGATATGGGTGAACATAAAAAATCTATCGAAGTGCTCACTGCCGCTGTTAAAGAGAATCCGGCGGAAGTTAAGCTCTATCTTGACCTTGCCCTCGCACTGGATAAGCAGGGGGACAGGAAAGACGCTGAGAATGTTATAAAAAGCGGGATGAAATATTTTCCTGACGACGCTTCCCTTCTTAATTTTCTTGGTTATGTTTATGCTGAGCAGGGTGTTAACCTTTCCGATGCGGAAGAGATGATCAGCAGAGCCCTTAAGCAGAATCCCGAAGAGCCTGCATACCTTGACAGTATGGCATGGGTTTATTATCAGCAAGGTAAATATCAGAAGGCATTCGACTATCAGAAGAGAGCCCTGAAAATGGCGCCTGACGAACAGGAGCTCATTGACCATATGAAGGCGATAATGAAGAAGCTTGGTATCAAGAAGAGTTTAGATGAAGTTATACAGGAGAACTGA
- the aroQ gene encoding type II 3-dehydroquinate dehydratase: MEILIINGPNLNMLGKREKSIYGEMTLNSINEMLLARAGGRCELEFFQSNHEGDIVGMIQRTDADGMIINAGAFTHTSIAIRDALLAVSKEFIEVHISNVFAREDFRHKSYLSDISKGVISGFGAMSYAFALDYFLEQKK, translated from the coding sequence GTGGAAATACTGATAATTAACGGTCCGAACCTTAACATGCTGGGCAAAAGAGAGAAGAGTATTTACGGCGAAATGACTTTGAACAGCATAAATGAGATGCTTCTTGCGAGAGCAGGCGGCAGGTGCGAGTTAGAATTTTTCCAGTCGAATCACGAAGGCGATATCGTGGGCATGATACAACGCACTGATGCTGATGGGATGATAATCAACGCAGGCGCTTTCACACATACAAGTATTGCCATAAGGGATGCGCTGCTTGCGGTTTCCAAGGAATTTATTGAGGTACATATCTCAAACGTTTTTGCCAGAGAGGATTTCAGGCATAAATCCTATCTTTCTGATATATCAAAAGGTGTCATTAGCGGTTTTGGAGCTATGTCCTACGCTTTTGCACTCGATTATTTTCTGGAGCAGAAAAAGTGA
- a CDS encoding tetratricopeptide repeat protein, with protein MEEYEKSAYLKDIDYFAAKLEENPSSTLFVPLANAYIKMEQFNEAVRVLSFGIDANPEMYSAKTLLAQAYLGEGNIQEAKAILTEVQVVDRNNYLASKLMGDIHRNDDDIKKALVCYRNALMVAPEDTELRDLLEELMSAAGIGAHELEGEQSLIDADDDLLDQLGSELAEEVRQDVGESELGAKEASDEEVSSTVDSIVGIAEEAEEEMPLDSYQEDFTDGITDELEEELVASFDDEVIPTALSPEEPADADADEPGAQEVKTMAAEIGADLGLDTGDTDNVSADEIDEALDSVFGSEDAPAESEPELDDDLKAILGESDVPSADVPVESEPELDDDLKAILGESDVPSADTPAEPEPELDDDLKAILGEPDVPSAEAPVDSEPELDDDVRAILGESDVPSADTPVESEPELDDDLKAILGESDVPSAEAPVDSEPELDDDLEAILGEPDVPSADTPAEPESELDDDAEEILIDTDVAGEPEEVYEASMEELLDVAPESSDDEYADLDQETREQVNRLENLLETIKNNAVS; from the coding sequence ATGGAAGAATACGAAAAGTCAGCATATCTTAAAGATATCGATTATTTTGCAGCTAAACTTGAAGAGAATCCATCCTCAACTCTCTTTGTGCCTCTTGCAAATGCATATATTAAAATGGAACAGTTTAATGAAGCCGTTCGTGTTCTCTCTTTTGGGATAGATGCCAATCCTGAAATGTATTCGGCTAAGACACTGCTTGCTCAGGCGTATCTCGGCGAAGGGAATATTCAGGAAGCTAAGGCTATCCTGACAGAAGTTCAGGTTGTGGACAGGAATAATTATCTTGCCTCCAAACTAATGGGGGATATTCATAGAAATGATGATGACATAAAAAAAGCTCTTGTGTGCTATAGGAATGCTCTTATGGTGGCGCCTGAAGATACAGAGCTGCGTGACCTTCTGGAAGAGCTGATGAGCGCCGCAGGTATCGGAGCACATGAGCTGGAAGGTGAGCAGAGCCTTATAGATGCTGATGATGATCTGCTTGATCAGCTCGGCTCGGAACTCGCAGAAGAGGTTCGTCAGGATGTCGGGGAATCAGAACTAGGAGCTAAAGAAGCTTCGGATGAAGAGGTCAGCAGTACAGTCGATTCAATCGTAGGTATCGCTGAAGAAGCAGAGGAAGAGATGCCTCTTGACAGCTATCAGGAAGATTTTACTGATGGCATAACAGATGAGCTCGAAGAAGAGCTTGTTGCGTCATTTGATGATGAAGTAATTCCTACGGCTTTGAGTCCGGAAGAACCTGCGGATGCGGATGCTGATGAACCCGGAGCTCAGGAAGTTAAAACAATGGCGGCAGAGATCGGCGCTGATCTTGGGCTCGATACCGGAGATACTGATAATGTCTCTGCTGATGAGATAGACGAGGCTTTGGACAGTGTTTTTGGCAGCGAAGATGCGCCTGCCGAGTCAGAACCTGAGCTTGACGACGACCTTAAAGCTATCCTCGGTGAATCAGATGTGCCGTCAGCGGACGTTCCTGTCGAGTCAGAACCAGAACTTGACGACGACCTTAAAGCTATCCTCGGTGAATCAGATGTGCCGTCAGCGGACACTCCTGCCGAGCCAGAACCTGAGCTTGACGACGATCTTAAAGCTATCCTCGGTGAACCAGATGTGCCGTCAGCAGAAGCACCTGTAGATTCAGAGCCTGAGCTTGACGACGATGTGAGAGCTATCCTCGGTGAATCAGATGTACCGTCAGCGGACACTCCTGTAGAGTCAGAACCAGAACTTGACGACGACCTTAAAGCCATTCTCGGTGAATCAGATGTACCGTCAGCAGAAGCACCTGTAGATTCAGAACCTGAGCTTGATGACGACCTTGAAGCTATCCTCGGTGAACCTGATGTACCGTCAGCGGACACTCCTGCCGAGCCAGAATCTGAACTTGACGACGATGCTGAAGAAATATTAATAGACACAGATGTTGCCGGAGAACCGGAAGAAGTGTATGAGGCCTCGATGGAAGAACTTCTGGATGTTGCTCCGGAAAGTTCTGATGACGAGTATGCAGACCTTGATCAGGAAACACGTGAACAGGTGAACAGGCTTGAAAACCTGTTGGAAACAATAAAAAATAATGCCGTCAGCTGA
- the accB gene encoding acetyl-CoA carboxylase biotin carboxyl carrier protein gives MDIKEIKELIKYIEKSEIKEFQYENEEESIYISKMDDAPQMMAQPQYAAPVQQAPAPAAAPAVEAPAAPAIKGNEVVSPIVGTFYESPAPGSSPFVKEGDTVSKGQTLCIVEAMKIMNEIEAEYDCKIVKKVGQNGVPVEYGETIFIVEPL, from the coding sequence ATGGATATTAAAGAGATCAAAGAACTTATCAAGTATATCGAAAAGTCTGAAATCAAAGAATTCCAGTATGAGAATGAGGAAGAAAGCATATATATTTCTAAAATGGACGATGCTCCGCAGATGATGGCACAGCCACAGTACGCGGCTCCTGTTCAGCAGGCTCCGGCTCCGGCTGCTGCTCCTGCTGTTGAGGCTCCCGCTGCCCCTGCGATAAAAGGGAATGAGGTCGTTTCTCCGATAGTGGGGACATTTTATGAGTCTCCTGCTCCCGGTTCTTCTCCTTTTGTCAAAGAGGGCGACACTGTGAGCAAAGGGCAGACCCTCTGCATCGTTGAAGCTATGAAGATTATGAATGAGATCGAAGCGGAATATGACTGCAAGATCGTAAAAAAGGTAGGTCAGAACGGCGTACCGGTTGAATATGGCGAGACAATATTCATCGTTGAACCTCTTTAA
- the efp gene encoding elongation factor P, translating to MITPNQFKRGAKIEIDGEPYGIVEYLHIKCGRGGATVRTKMKSLRTGAVIERTFKSDEKIKEPDFEDKEMQYLYNDGTVFFFMDTESYEQIEIPAEFVGDDSDFMPDNIMVNVQVFNGQPIGITLPNFVELEITYTEPGLKGDTVTGGNKPATVNTGGTVNVPLFINIGDVIKIDTREQTYMERVSSAK from the coding sequence ATGATTACTCCGAACCAGTTTAAAAGAGGAGCAAAAATCGAGATTGACGGTGAACCGTACGGCATTGTTGAATATCTCCATATCAAATGCGGAAGAGGCGGCGCGACAGTGCGTACAAAAATGAAAAGCCTCCGTACAGGCGCTGTTATAGAGCGTACTTTCAAGTCTGACGAGAAGATAAAAGAACCCGATTTCGAAGATAAAGAGATGCAGTATCTTTACAACGACGGCACAGTTTTCTTTTTTATGGATACAGAATCATACGAACAGATAGAGATCCCGGCAGAATTTGTGGGTGATGATTCAGACTTTATGCCTGACAACATCATGGTGAATGTTCAGGTTTTTAACGGCCAGCCGATAGGCATCACACTGCCTAACTTTGTTGAGCTTGAGATAACATATACCGAACCCGGACTTAAAGGAGACACTGTGACAGGGGGGAACAAACCTGCGACAGTGAACACCGGCGGGACAGTTAACGTACCGCTTTTCATTAATATCGGTGACGTTATTAAGATAGATACAAGAGAGCAGACATATATGGAAAGGGTCAGCTCTGCTAAATAG
- the aroB gene encoding 3-dehydroquinate synthase: MKTVKVNLKKEVDTSYEITIGSSFAKEVIEKMRAEGAFFMVDENVFELYSDLFTHDNTFRFRADEHNKTHESVVAVLGFLFREGAKRDSLLSIVGGGITGDVGGFVAATYMRGISFIQMPTTLLSMVDSSVGGKTGINFRGAKNNVGAFAQPEHVYIDMDFLNTLTDEEFLNGVAEIIKYGAIFDKDFFRYLEEHREQVIARDTETLSYIVKRCCEMKAEVVRKDEKERGDRALLNFGHTFAHAIETDSHHGVKHGFAVATGMYLETDYAVRAGEADKETLEAIGRILTDYGFALSYDIDDRELFFQAMQADKKAGKKGLSLALTPSIGSGKILKNIPQQSVVDYFNNL, translated from the coding sequence ATGAAAACGGTCAAAGTAAATCTCAAAAAAGAGGTTGATACCTCTTACGAAATAACAATAGGCTCATCTTTTGCAAAAGAAGTGATTGAGAAAATGCGTGCCGAAGGTGCGTTTTTTATGGTGGATGAAAATGTTTTTGAGCTTTACAGTGACCTTTTCACTCATGATAATACTTTTCGTTTCCGTGCTGACGAGCACAACAAAACCCACGAGTCGGTTGTTGCTGTCTTAGGCTTTCTCTTCAGAGAGGGGGCAAAGCGTGACAGCCTGCTGTCCATTGTCGGAGGCGGAATAACAGGTGATGTGGGAGGCTTTGTTGCTGCAACTTATATGCGTGGGATAAGCTTTATTCAGATGCCTACAACCCTGCTGTCTATGGTGGACTCCAGCGTTGGCGGGAAAACAGGCATAAATTTTCGTGGTGCTAAAAACAACGTGGGCGCATTTGCTCAGCCGGAGCATGTTTACATAGACATGGATTTCCTGAATACGCTTACTGATGAGGAATTCCTTAATGGTGTTGCAGAAATCATAAAGTACGGAGCAATCTTTGATAAAGATTTTTTCCGGTATCTTGAAGAGCATAGAGAGCAGGTAATCGCCAGAGACACCGAAACACTTTCTTATATTGTTAAAAGGTGTTGTGAAATGAAGGCGGAGGTTGTCCGCAAAGACGAAAAAGAGAGGGGAGACAGAGCACTCCTTAATTTCGGACACACCTTTGCTCATGCCATAGAGACTGATTCCCATCACGGTGTTAAGCACGGCTTTGCTGTTGCCACAGGTATGTATCTGGAAACAGACTATGCTGTGAGAGCAGGCGAGGCAGATAAAGAAACTCTGGAAGCAATTGGGCGCATTCTCACTGACTATGGTTTTGCTCTCTCTTATGACATCGACGACAGGGAGCTTTTCTTTCAGGCGATGCAGGCAGATAAGAAGGCAGGGAAAAAAGGTCTCAGCCTAGCCTTGACACCTTCCATCGGCTCCGGTAAAATTCTAAAAAACATCCCCCAGCAGTCTGTTGTAGATTATTTCAATAATCTCTGA
- a CDS encoding shikimate kinase has protein sequence MKNIYLIGFMGTGKSSVGRLLAEDLGASYVDTDQMVIEKTGREITNIFEEDSEEDFRRLETEVLSEVVDKENLVVSTGGGIVVTMGNLEAMRQTGFVVTLIADANTILERISSDETCRPLLEVEEPFEEIKRLLFERASFYINAHHIVDTSDITPREAADCILEKLKEYNG, from the coding sequence ATGAAAAATATATATTTGATAGGATTTATGGGGACAGGTAAAAGCTCTGTAGGCAGATTGCTGGCAGAGGATCTGGGAGCGTCATATGTGGATACAGACCAGATGGTTATAGAGAAAACCGGCAGGGAGATTACAAATATTTTTGAAGAGGACTCAGAAGAGGATTTCCGCAGGCTTGAGACAGAAGTTCTGAGCGAGGTTGTAGACAAAGAGAACCTTGTGGTTTCCACCGGAGGCGGTATCGTGGTAACAATGGGCAATCTGGAAGCGATGAGGCAGACAGGTTTCGTTGTAACACTGATAGCAGATGCGAATACTATCCTTGAAAGGATAAGCAGCGATGAAACATGCAGACCGCTTCTGGAGGTGGAAGAGCCTTTCGAAGAGATAAAAAGACTGCTGTTTGAGAGAGCATCTTTTTATATTAATGCTCATCATATCGTGGATACTTCCGATATAACACCAAGAGAGGCAGCCGACTGCATCCTTGAAAAACTGAAAGAATATAACGGCTGA
- a CDS encoding ribose-phosphate pyrophosphokinase, with translation MDYLVFAGNSNKKLAQSIVSKLGMRLGDADVRKFSDGEIFVRINESVRGRDVFLIQSTCAPAEEHLIEMMIMVDALKRASANTVTAIMPYFGYARQDRTSEPRVPITAKLVANLLTKSGIDRVVTMNLHAGQIQGFFDIPVDNLYSSPVFDVYFRENGMHGEDYVVVSPDAGGVARARAYSKLLGTTLAIVDKRRERANVAEAMHVIGDVNNKKVILIDDMIDTAGTLTQAAKACIEHGATEVYASAAHGVLSGPAIERILDSPLKKVIITDSIPFDKAVSKIEVLSVASLLAEAITRIYQKESISSLFATGQV, from the coding sequence ATGGATTATCTTGTTTTCGCTGGGAACTCTAACAAAAAGCTTGCACAGAGCATAGTGTCAAAGCTGGGTATGAGACTTGGAGACGCTGATGTACGCAAGTTCAGTGACGGAGAAATTTTTGTCCGCATTAATGAGAGTGTTAGAGGGCGTGACGTTTTCCTCATTCAATCCACATGCGCTCCGGCAGAAGAACACCTTATAGAGATGATGATTATGGTGGACGCTCTTAAAAGAGCATCTGCAAATACTGTCACAGCTATCATGCCTTACTTCGGGTATGCAAGACAGGACAGAACAAGCGAACCCCGCGTTCCTATTACAGCAAAACTCGTTGCAAACCTGCTGACAAAATCAGGTATAGACAGAGTCGTTACCATGAACCTTCATGCAGGTCAGATTCAGGGTTTTTTCGATATACCTGTGGATAACCTTTATTCGTCACCTGTTTTTGATGTATATTTCAGAGAGAACGGCATGCATGGTGAAGACTATGTTGTTGTTTCCCCTGATGCGGGTGGTGTGGCGAGAGCAAGAGCTTACAGCAAGCTTCTCGGGACAACACTTGCGATCGTTGATAAACGCAGAGAGAGAGCAAATGTTGCCGAGGCTATGCATGTTATCGGTGATGTTAACAATAAAAAAGTCATACTGATTGACGACATGATAGATACAGCGGGAACACTCACACAGGCTGCAAAAGCGTGTATCGAACATGGCGCAACAGAGGTTTACGCCTCCGCTGCCCACGGTGTGCTTTCAGGCCCTGCCATAGAGAGGATTCTTGATTCGCCGCTTAAAAAGGTCATCATAACAGACTCTATCCCTTTTGATAAAGCAGTCAGCAAGATAGAGGTGCTTTCTGTCGCTTCCCTTCTGGCTGAAGCTATTACAAGGATTTATCAGAAAGAATCAATCAGTTCACTGTTTGCTACAGGGCAGGTGTAA
- a CDS encoding M24 family metallopeptidase, which produces MNNRISTLQKRMSRHGVSNLFITSLSDIYYFTGFTGSTANLFVTPDSAVFTTDGRYTEQAGRQIGSDAEIRIVQDYRKALTEIADKISSITVTYDCGLNEYEYLYEELKDVRIENTGLIDYMRAVKDEGELDKIREMFLCASDSFHASLEYFKPGIKELFWAAELEKNMKMNGARCPSFDTIVGSGYRGAMPHGIASDKIVEKGDAVVVDFGSKKEYCSDVTRLVKTGPDSEVDKIADIVYTALSKAKDAVRAGVKCSDIDAVARDYIASKGYEEYFNHGLGHGVGIDVHEKPVFNPRDHTVLEENMVLTIEPGIYLPERFGVRLEDTIVVKNDGCENLTAVFEKYIYDI; this is translated from the coding sequence GTGAACAACAGAATTAGCACACTACAGAAGAGAATGAGCAGACATGGGGTCTCAAACCTTTTTATTACTTCTTTGTCTGATATATATTATTTTACGGGTTTTACCGGGAGCACAGCGAATTTATTCGTGACCCCCGACTCCGCCGTGTTTACCACAGACGGGAGATACACGGAGCAGGCTGGCAGGCAGATAGGTTCTGATGCCGAGATCAGAATTGTTCAGGACTACAGAAAAGCCCTGACTGAAATTGCCGATAAAATATCCAGCATTACAGTTACTTATGACTGCGGGCTCAATGAATATGAATACCTTTATGAAGAGCTTAAGGATGTTCGTATAGAAAATACCGGCTTGATAGACTATATGCGTGCAGTGAAAGATGAAGGCGAACTTGACAAGATAAGAGAGATGTTTTTGTGCGCCAGCGACTCTTTCCACGCTTCTCTTGAATACTTTAAGCCGGGGATCAAAGAGCTGTTCTGGGCAGCCGAGCTTGAAAAAAACATGAAGATGAACGGCGCAAGGTGCCCGTCTTTTGACACGATTGTAGGTTCGGGCTACAGAGGCGCTATGCCTCACGGTATAGCCTCTGATAAGATCGTAGAGAAGGGAGACGCTGTTGTCGTTGATTTCGGCAGCAAAAAGGAATATTGCAGTGACGTTACAAGGCTTGTTAAAACAGGTCCTGATTCTGAGGTGGACAAAATCGCTGACATAGTTTATACAGCTCTCTCCAAAGCCAAAGATGCTGTTAGGGCAGGGGTGAAATGTTCTGATATTGACGCAGTTGCAAGGGATTATATCGCCTCAAAAGGATATGAAGAATATTTTAACCATGGGCTTGGGCATGGTGTCGGTATTGATGTACACGAGAAGCCTGTGTTTAATCCGAGAGACCATACTGTCCTTGAAGAAAATATGGTACTGACAATTGAACCGGGCATATACCTTCCTGAACGTTTTGGTGTACGCCTGGAAGACACTATAGTTGTTAAAAATGACGGCTGTGAAAATCTCACGGCGGTTTTTGAAAAATACATTTATGACATTTAA
- the ispE gene encoding 4-(cytidine 5'-diphospho)-2-C-methyl-D-erythritol kinase gives MNEISLKSYGKINIFLHVLGKRSDGFHELFTLFSKIALHDTLNIKKSVSQRIVCSKKSIPTDDSNIINRVHKILTEKHGVTQNFETELIKRIPDGGGLGGGSSNGAAYLNGVCDLLELEMSMSVKTSVMASVGSDTAFFLHDEPMIGRGRGEILEPYGSLPECALVLVNPKEHVPTGTVFTSGNLKLTHDKEVNRMRHISDYEEYGDVLFNGLEEAVFKLYPAVEEAKSSLLDAGADFALMSGSGATVFGICRDKGCASRTADMIKSRHPAWDVFITELI, from the coding sequence ATGAATGAGATATCCCTGAAAAGTTACGGAAAGATAAATATTTTTCTACATGTTTTAGGGAAAAGATCAGACGGTTTTCATGAACTTTTCACCCTTTTTTCCAAAATAGCACTTCACGACACACTGAATATAAAGAAATCAGTTTCCCAGCGAATAGTGTGCTCAAAAAAGAGTATCCCAACAGATGATAGCAATATCATAAATCGTGTTCATAAGATACTTACTGAAAAGCATGGCGTAACTCAGAACTTTGAAACTGAGCTTATAAAGCGTATACCTGACGGTGGCGGTCTTGGCGGTGGGAGCAGCAACGGAGCAGCATATCTTAATGGTGTTTGTGATCTCCTTGAACTTGAAATGTCCATGTCTGTTAAAACATCTGTAATGGCATCAGTGGGTTCAGACACAGCTTTCTTTCTGCATGATGAGCCAATGATAGGCAGGGGTAGAGGCGAAATATTAGAGCCGTACGGCAGCCTGCCTGAATGCGCGCTGGTGCTGGTGAACCCGAAAGAGCATGTTCCGACCGGAACTGTTTTTACATCAGGAAATTTAAAGTTGACTCATGATAAAGAAGTTAATAGAATGCGCCACATATCAGACTATGAAGAATACGGAGATGTTCTTTTTAACGGACTGGAGGAAGCAGTTTTTAAGCTTTATCCTGCCGTTGAGGAAGCTAAGAGTTCGCTGCTTGATGCAGGTGCGGATTTTGCGCTGATGAGCGGAAGCGGTGCTACGGTTTTTGGTATATGCAGAGACAAGGGGTGTGCCTCGCGAACCGCTGATATGATAAAAAGCAGACATCCTGCGTGGGATGTTTTTATTACAGAATTAATATAG